The Nicotiana tomentosiformis chromosome 2, ASM39032v3, whole genome shotgun sequence genome includes the window GCTTATTTTCTGAGAGCATGAACAAATGACcccttttttttataaaaaaaatagacttcgtttttttttaattatcctaggagaaaattcatcagactagatttttttatcttaggagaaaaatttgTCAGACTAAGatgtttatcctaggagaaagattcatcagactaaaatTTCTATCCTAGAAGAAAATTTATctgactaggttttcttatcttaggaaataaattcatcagactaagactttgaTCCTAtaagaaagttcatcagactaggtctctttGTTTTGTTATCTTagaagaaagattcatcagactaagatttctatcataggagaaagattcattagGCTAGGATTtttttaggagaaagattcattagactaagatttctatcctagaaAAAATTTATCAGACtgggttttcttatcttaggagaaatatTCGTCAGACTAAAACATTTATcataggagaaagattcatcagactaggatttttttatatattttatttagaagaaaattcatcagactgaGTTttatttatcttaggagaaaaattcgtcaaactaagacgtttatcctaggagaaagattcattagactagagttttttttttattattttatcctaggagaaaatttatGAGACTGGGtttttttatcttaggagaaagattcatcagactaagacttctatcttaggagaaagttcatcagactaggtctttttttttttgttatcttaggagaaagattcatcagactaagatttcttaTTAGGAGAAAAATCCATCAGACTAGGATGTATTACCCTAGGAGGAAAAAATATGAAGAGCAATGACTAGattttatgcacactagcaaggcaaataaaggcaaagatttaAGAAACTTCCCTTTGTTggctcttctcttcttttctatttcttttttttttttaaccacTTTCCTTGCACTGTTTTGTTActatttcaaacaaagaaaattttatcAGTTTTAAAAAGTGGTgatcagtttgtggccttgagtctTGGGAAGCTTGGCTTTGTGATCATCTAGCCTTTGGAAGACTGACTGCATTGGTAGTTGGTTGCACTGCTGGAACACTCTGTTGTTGCTTTCAAGGGACCTTTACTTTCTGCATCAACCCTGATTATTTCGCTCCTAATGCCATTGGTGTTTTGTGGCTTAATCAGCCTTGTCTCAAAAAAGAGATTACTTTTCTTAGATAACcttttctgatatcttgaatggccTTTGCTTTTGAAGCAATTTATCTGTCAGAGAGAATCACAACTAGTAAGTGCCTTTTGCACGATGTGCACACTTCATAGTCCTTGTTTGGTACTACAGAGAATCCCTGATTAATCTTGAGGTTATCTCTGCTTGCTTTAGCCAAGTAGGCTGACAAGAGTCTTTTGGGGGAGcctttgcatgaatcctcaaGGCATGTAGACTGTAACAACTGAGTGTGCTAgccaaatttactttgtgcaactgaaaaagtgatagcagattttgaaatcttttcttgcttgttttgacaaggaatgactcagagtgaaggacacaatgatgcacagaaacaatattaacaagaaatgccccTGTTGGGAAGAACAAAAGGAAAagtttttttaaactttttttttgcggtaactagccttaatgatcatgacatgcattttggacttaacgGCCTGATCTATCAAATTGATCAAATCTTCTCTTTTATCTTTCTTATGACCTTTGAAGTCGGGCTTTTTCGTGCCAATCCTTTGCATCAGCTTCACAACtcactttcgactagtggtgccccgaGGAATTTTCACCAACAACTCtgtctcatttatttatctctacttactgtcgccttatagtgcccgtgaTGGTTTTCATTAGTAAGActctcatttttttctttttctttttctttcctttttctttttgctttCTTCTGTGAGCAACTTGATAGTGTTCTATGTCGTGTGATAACTAATGCTCATTGCATGCGTCTCTTAGCATTCTTGAAGGCTGATCAagaggtctttatttggaaggttttTTGATAGGGTTGAAAAAAAGTGACGACATAAGGCTCAAAGTAGATTCAAAATGAGGGGGTTGtagacttacaactcttggaatcgactttttcaaaagtgaaataaaagTCTTGTCCTAGTTTCAGATACTGGGGATTTttggatttgttttttttttcttctaaattcTTATTTGGTGGGACCGAACCgcgtaaggctgcctacgtatcctttttttaaggaatcaagtcaaacgtagttcaaacatctcACCTAACTatattttttcatatttattttttctttctttttttaacttTCTAAGAATTGCCCCGGTTGTACTCTTGGGACATGGACCTTTTTGCCTCTTTTGTTTTGGACTTTTGACTCTAGAATTGATTTCAAGAGAGGGGTGGTCAAAGAAATTGACATAGGCTCAAAGGGGGTAACGAAGGGTATAAAGTGCTTGGGTAGCAAAAGAATAGCCTCCTAGCCTCAAGAGTGCAAAACGTATTACCTCTTCGCAAATACATCATTGACGAACATGTTCGCCTTTTGGTCTTGTAAAGtgcatatttttttatttttttattttttaaatcatttGATCATGATGTGTCGTGGTCGAAAGACACTTTCCCTCCACTAATACAAAATGTTTGACCAAGCTTCAATTGATTCAACATCCTCAAACCCGATCTTCATAATGATTTGAAGGTGAAGATCCTTAACCTCTACAGGTATGACAATTCTAGTTCCACGTGAACTTCACTCGGGCTTGTTTTAAAAAAACTTCCATTTTCTATTCATCCTCAAGCGTATCTTTCTCAGTTATTCAATTCAAGACCAAATCAATTTTCTAAGATCTTGCCAAAATTTTTGCATGCATGCCATGTCACTAAAACTAGCAGCGAAAAAAACTAAGTATAGAATGATACAAAAGGACAAAATGTATTTCATTGAATAGAGGATAGAAGGATTTGACAACAAAACAAGTAACCTAAAATCCGAGTTACAAACCTGTAATAACCCAGATAATGAAAATAGCAACAGAACAAACAGACAAGACTCACATAGACAAAATagagggatagaagggtttgactcaataaaacaaataaaatcttgatcacaaccctgaaataaaccagataatagaaaaaatatcaaaacaaactaccaagattccttcatagtgaggagggaatgacttttcaattgctGAGCTTGACATTTAGCCACAAATTTGCTCATCACAATCACCAGGGCCTTCTCCAATTTCAATATCATTAACTTCAGTCAACAAGTTTCCGAGAGGATTCTCATGCTCCATGTCACCACGTACCATCCCCAAaaagtgtgcatcatcatgtGCATGTAAAGGATCATGTATGATATTCATGGCATCAATGTCCTGGACCACAATTAGTTTTTCCTGTACcatcctttctatttctcttttcaaatctCGACAGCTTTCAACACTATGCCCCTGGGCATTAGGTTTTAGAAGGGTCAAAGTTTCTTGAACGTGGATCCACATAATTTGGACGAATAGATGTAATCAtgccataatattttaatttctCAAACAAGCTTGTATAGGACTCCCCTattggtgtaaaattatctttCGTCCTCTGCTCCCCGCTATATTTTTGCCTTGGAGGTGGGTTATTGGACGCTTGAAACTTTTGTGGAGGCTGATGGGAATTTTGCGATGTTGGTGCTCGCCTTCTAGGGTGTGTTGGTACCTGGGCTTATGACTCTGGATTATGGACGACATGCTGAGGTGGATCAACAGAGTATTATGGATTCTGAAGTGGATAGCAACGCTCAGGGGAATCATAGAAAGTTTGATGAGGCTGCCCACATTTTTGAGATGTTCTCCTAGGACCTCTTCTCGACCCTGATGTCGTCATGGTCTCTTCATCATTCTCATTTGTGTCACTAAAATTACCAGATCCAATCTGGACAGTCTGAGTTGTGGCTTTAAGAATTGCTTGACTTATAATTCTTCctgtcttgaggccattttcaaTCATTTCACCAATCTTGATTGCTTCCGAGAAAGGTCTGCCTATTGCGGACatcatattttaaaaatagtCAGGATCTTGGGCCTGAAAGAAGACATTGATTAACTCGTggtcatccatgggtggcttaactctactCGCTTTCTCTCTCTATTTAATGCCATATTCCCTGAAACTTTCAGTTGGCTTCTTTTTCAGGTTTGAAAGGGAATTGCGGTTTGGAGCAATGTCGATGTTGTATTGGAATTGTCGGACAAAGTCCTGGGCCATGTCATCCCTGACATACCAGCGAGATGTGTCTTGATCCAtaaaccattcggaggctactcCCGTAaggctttccccaaaataagccatcagtaatTCTTCCTTTCCTCCCGCACCTCTTAGTTGATTGCAAAACCTTTTCAGGTGGGCTATGGGGTCTCCATGTCcatcatacttttcaaatttgGGAGTCTTGAAACCAAGTGACAAATGGACATCGAGGAACATACATAGATCCTTGAAGGCAATACTCTTATGACCCGCCAACTCTTGCATGTTTTTTAACTGTTGTTCTAAGCTTTTCATTCTTTGGGTCATTTCTTCTTGTGCCATCTTTCGGGCAGGCTTCTCAATTTTTGTAGGAAGATCAAATAGGTACAAGTGGTACTCAGGAGAGTGGTACTGTTCTTGCTGGGTAGCAAATTGTGACTCATGAGTTTTCCTCTGCACTACCATCGGCTGTGGGATGGTGAAGATAGGCATAACAGTAGTAGTTGTCTGATTGGTTGTCAATGGCACACTTTGGGAGCGCGCAACAGAAGTTCCAGCTGTCATCGTACAATTGGGATAAAGACTGAGCCCAGGTAGATGAGATTGATCAGACAATGAGACTGGAATGGTAGTAGTCGAGATTAATGTGAACTCTGGGAAACCATGAATAAGAAAAGGCGGTCCTTGGCCATTGGCCCATGCTTGACACATTTTAGTCATTTGCTACTTCATACTCTATTTTCCTCAACCACGATAGACTCTTGTTGAACCCTCTGATCCTGAGCCTCTTGAGTACCCGTAACAACTTCAATGTCAGCTGTCATTTTTTCTTGGATCTTGTGTTGTCAGCTTATCACTAACCGACCACCTTAAACTTTCTTTACCATTCAAAACAAAGAACACGTTAGAATGGGCTGAGTCAATTATTATCaagttttatttttttggattttgaatttttaaaaatggTTGATCGAACCAGATGTGGGTTGCCTACTTATCATGTGaaaacatgaatcagatctttgcGTAGTTCGGGATACCGAGAACAAAGTACATAAGCtagtttttttgatttttttttatttgttctttgagaatttttgaaagaaaagacttctaaagaaaaagaattttttttttagattttgatatttTTTCCTTTGAATTTTCTAAAGAacgacttctaaagaagaaagaaaatattttaaattttgatttgaatttttttttcttatttttttcgaatgaaagacttcggaaaagaaggaaaatatttttggatttgaattttcttttttgattttctaaggaaagaagtctaagaagaaattaagaaaaggaaaatatttttggatttttttttttgaaaattgggggccgaaaccgatgaggtttgcctacgtatctcacatccggtgagaatcagacccgcgtagttcggtacaAGACTTGATAGATTTTGACcatttttgatttttgttttcaaaattgTTTTGTATTTATTTATAGTAAAACAAATCATTTGTACAAAACTAGGGGAatgattttttgtttttttctattCCGCTCAACTAATTTTCTAAAACCAGTCCACAATGCAAGCAAGCCTTCCAAATGATGCAGCAAGTAGCACATAAGTAAACAGGATGGTCTAAAAAAGGATACTTGTCTTATACGGACTCGGCCCCTGTGCCGAgtttcgctaagtcaaatgcacgtgatgcaaataaagcgaacctactagggatatccaGCATGATGTTTGTTCTTTTAGGTTTAAATCCTAGTGAagaaggtatctagactggcttattcgagcggacaactcgagtcgAGAAGGGTCAGCGTACCGGTAGCATTGGTTTCcggcttagctggtggtgctccccgcctaaaacatgtgtgactaaaatccTTTATCGGGTGACAAGCACCTCagctatctcaaagaaagcgggatatgtcaagcaaatgcccaatttTAATTTCAAGAAGACTTAGAGGGGGTACGTGAGATGACAATTTATAATATACAATTctacaatatcaaagcggtaaaaagtagacaagtagcacattaggcccacataaatcacagtatataaaaaattaataaagccaaataaaagtcAACGTGTACAAACTCGAATTCTAGTaagttccccagcagagtcgccagagctgtcacacccctttttacccccAAAAGATATGTATGTTGTGTGGATTGTGGGttgaagagtttttccaattaaagtgacaaatttgaaatagggattattttgTTATTCAGAGTgaccacttggaattgatttttggtgttccaagtcaccttttatttgaatccctagtcaaaggaaagtttgactcatttattattggtctgcaaaaataaatttcggataaGAAAttatgttgaccggggagaaggtgtaaggcattccctgagttctgtggttctagcacggtcgttttattgacttaaacttggcttgaattaaattttttttggataaactgtgctttatttgatttttatgtttgcctatgtccgcttttattattaaaatatggaattatctttgaaacgaatcacgtgtgtgaatccgtttttttattgtgccaaaatcatgtcacgcgtatgtgtaacagttaatagcattttattatattaagattgttttggacAACGTTGCGCGAACgcgtactttgatttattttttaaaatcataattatgtcacacgAATGCATACATAATCACAATGACATATTTGTTACGAGAACGTGCCTAAAGGCATACTAGTATTTTTGAGTAATTCGGAGCTCTTGATTATTGAAGAAACAAGTCAACGTTTAACTAAATAACCAAGGTGCAATGTGACTTATTTCAACCAAAAACTTCATTCTTATCCCAAGCTTATATCAGATTTCCAATACTAGTAGCCCATTTATTTGGCCCAAGTTCTATAGCAACTAGCCTTTACGTCCTTTTAACTCTAACAAATTTCAAATCGTTGTTTCCCTTTTTAGatctaataaagaaaataatattattctatttaTACATATGATATCCGATTAAtacaaataataatatatatatatatatatatatatatatatatatatatatatatatatatatatatatatatatatatattactttaACACACTTGCAACTACATACTAACAAGAATATCATTTAACTTAAACATTCATAAtgcaaacaaataaaagattggattggaaatatatatatatatatatatatatatatatatatatatatatatatatatatatatatatatatatatatatatatatatatatatatatattactttaACACACTTGCAACTACATACTAACAAGAATATCATTTAACTTAAACATTCATAAtgcaaacaaataaaagattGGATTGGAAATAGACCTTTATATTGACTAGATCAAACTTTACACTTCTGTAACTCAACCATCCAACCGAGAACAAAGACCACGACCGTAAACCTTTGATGGAGGCAACCTCGATGGACCTCTCGAATCACAAACAGAACCAACAATCTGTAACCTCGAAACTCCAAAACTCTGATACTAGCACTCGGTAGTTATGGAGCTGTTTTGTGAGGTGTGTTTGGACTGATTTTCAGCTGGGTTCTTAGCTGGATTTTTGTCGTGTTTTTGGGGCTGCTTTGGGAGGTTTTTTAGCTGGGTTTGGGACTGATTTTCATtgctttttttgggggggggggagggggctgGTTTAAAGGTAATTTTTAGCTGGTTTTTATAAAGTTTAGATGGTGTTTTTCATGGTGTTTTTGGTGAGTTTCATGGCTGAAACTGGTGCTATTTGGTTGAgctttttaatgaattttttggGTGAAGTTTCATGGAGGAGGCTGACTGGGGGAAGAAGAAGTAAGTGCTAGGATTTTTCTTTTGCTCTCTTCCGTCTCTCTCTATCTTGTGTATTTTCAGATCTGTTTTTCTCCTCTTGTGTGTGTACATATATTAAGAAAAGACGAGAAGAGTAGTGTTGAAAATGAACGATGGGTCAAGGAATAGTGACACGTGTATAGTGTAGTAGGTGGGTGATGGGACAAGAAAATAGTGAAAGAGGAGTGGGATATGACACGTGAATAGTGTAGTAAGTGGGTGATGAGACAAAAAAATAGTGTAGGGAAGGTAGGAAGTAATTTTATTAGATTTGGTTCGTGATTCAAATAAATTCTTCTGCCCTCTACGTAATAgactttgttaaaaatattacataTTCTCTAATAAAGCCTactgaaaaaaataatataaaagttaaaatatcaaaattaaacttaaaactatttaaaatactaaaaacaagtcggaaaatttttaaatatagttaaatattaggtgctcacaagtacatgagcatctaaatgataacatagtctgactaATAAAACATTGTCTGCAAATATAGAATAGTACAtacaactgaaaggaaagagagacaaggtctgcggatgccaagcagctacctcgacagtctccaacagataaaactcCGAAATCTAGCAGCCGCCATATCTCGAAGTACCTAGATCtccacatgaagtgcagagtatagtatgagtataactgactccatgtactcaataagtaacaagactaacctttaggctgaaaatagtgacgagctcaacaggtacagtccagtatagaaataacagtacagaaatgtaggcattctttcaagttcaacagttaaactctgtacaaataaaatagatcaattctgaatgatatgaggaatatgacatctctatatctacatgccaatgtacatgctgaATGTGATGAACCTcagtggaaacctcgtgtactcacactctcaaaataatcaatcactcagtactgtatatggccaatccagcccagggaagatccatcccatatatatatacatcaactgacagtcagtcactcagtactgtataaagCCAATCCAGTCTAGGGAAAGATCCatgcccaaatataaatgattcggacaagatacatgtctagggaagatccacccttcaatataaatgcttcgggaaagatccatgcccagcgaagatccatccctcaatgtaaatgcttcgggcaagatccatgctcaGGGAAggtccatccctcaatataaatgcttcgcgcaagatccatgcccagagaAGATCCACcccacaatataaatcaaccgcgctcactgtagcgggtgcagactccggagggactcctttagcccaagcgctataatagccaaatccaggcataaataataaaacatgatgcggcgtgcatcccgatcccataaatatcactcaaaatctccagtctctcgggctctcaatgacccAAAAATCAAcgtgacatgatgatatgatgtatcaatgaatgacaacagagactgagatatgatatgcaaatgatagatgtgactaagtacaaaattttaaatttaaacaaataattcaatagcattaagacctctgtgggtcctaaatatatcggcacgtagcctaaacatgatctttgacatgagtcttagctcaatttcctctaacacgtgggAGATATGTGGAcaatgacatgattatttgattatgcaactccacggaatgaattaagtcacaattcctatggtgcacgcccatacgccatcacctagcatgtgcgtcacctccaaacaattcatataacacgaaattcagggattcataccttcaaaaccaagtttagaggtgttacttacctcaaaccgtgca containing:
- the LOC117279553 gene encoding uncharacterized protein, which translates into the protein MCQAWANGQGPPFLIHGFPEFTLISTTTIPVSLSDQSHLPGLSLYPNCTMTAGTSVARSQSVPLTTNQTTTTVMPIFTIPQPMVVQRKTHESQFATQQEQYHSPEYHLYLFDLPTKIEKPARKMAQEEMTQRMKSLEQQLKNMQELAGHKSIAFKDLCMFLDVHLSLGFKTPKFEKYDGHGDPIAHLKRFCNQLRGAGGKEELLMAYFGESLTGVASEWFMDQDTSRWYVRDDMAQDFVRQFQYNIDIAPNRNSLSNLKKKPTESFREYGIK